The following proteins are co-located in the Gorilla gorilla gorilla isolate KB3781 chromosome 7, NHGRI_mGorGor1-v2.1_pri, whole genome shotgun sequence genome:
- the PKIA gene encoding cAMP-dependent protein kinase inhibitor alpha isoform X1, whose protein sequence is MNNADKEDEEGGKPTGANGTVHSAGVTGERSEEGRYAEKAPLALLSQSIIQRCCSCKSINRKSIHNLAGQRSSSAVSRLPSLGSGAAPLPPWLARNVVIRPGAGMTSCSRSSAAGAEAAAGRWGAGRRELTEHSAGAAGLRPVAVCAGTCAD, encoded by the coding sequence ATGAACAATGCTGATAAGGAAGATGAAGAGGGTGGGAAACCCACAGGGGCGAATGGAACAGTCCATTCAGCCGGGGTGACGGGGGAGCGCTCGGAGGAAGGACGCTATGCAGAGAAAGCCCCCCTGGCTCTTCTCTCTCAATCCATAATCCAGCGATGCTGCAGCTGTAAAAGCATTAATAGAAAATCAATCCACAACCTCGCGGGGCAGCGATCGTCGAGCGCCGTTTCCAGGCTGCCTTCCCTGGGGTCGGGAGCGGCCCCGCTCCCCCCGTGGCTGGCGCGGAATGTGGTGATCCGGCCCGGGGCGGGGATGACTTCATGCAGCCGGAGCTCGGCGGCGGGAGCGGAGGCTGCTGCTGGCAGGTGGGGCGCGGGCCGGCGCGAGCTGACCGAGCACTCGGCGGGCGCGGCGGGACTGCGGCCCGTGGCGGTGTGCGCGGGGACCTGCGCTGACTAG